In a genomic window of uncultured Flavobacterium sp.:
- a CDS encoding TonB-dependent receptor plug domain-containing protein — protein MKLLFVFGIFILSFSINAQSVNGVVNAEDGKPLTDVMIRNLSSKTHAHTDINGKFILEGVQLEDSLQVSKQGYITQKIQVANYDFINISLDEKPFLLEEVKITNSLKYLNTISKIDLEIQPISNSQDLMRKVPGLFIGQHAGGGKAEQIFLRGFDCDHGTDINVSVDGMPVNMVSHAHGQGYADLHFVIPETVDKIDFDKGAYFADKGDFNTAGYIGFSTKNALDNSTVSFELGQFNTYRTVALFNLLNKENQSAYFAGEYMMTDGYFDAPQNFNRINLFAKYSVKINNGDKIAISLSHFTSQWDASGQIPDRAVNSGMISHFGAIDSNEGGNTGRTNFNLQYDSKIDEYSQIKNTAYLSKYDFELYSNFTFFLNDPVNGDQIRQKENRTIIGFQSEYDRKLNEKWVFKLGAGLRNDNNKDIELSHTLNRKTVLEYLSLGNINQSNLFAYTSFDFTSGKWLINSGLRVDYFKFGYEDQLLPVYSNQTQSKSIVSPKLNFLYTQDNTLQYFLKLGKGFHSNDTRVVVAQKGQKILPETYGADLGINWKPFPRMIINSAIWYLYLAQEFVYVGDEAVVEPSGKTQRKGFDFGFRYQFTNWLFWNTDYTYTHARSLDEPKGNDYLPLAPVNTLTNGISVKDLKGFSGSLRTRILGDRPANEDNSVVAKGYCITDFSVNHQIKKVSIGVNIDNIFNTKWKETQFLTESRLKNETDPVEEIHFTAGTPFNARLILKYSW, from the coding sequence ATGAAATTATTATTTGTATTCGGAATTTTTATATTGTCTTTTTCTATAAATGCACAATCAGTTAATGGAGTTGTTAATGCTGAGGATGGAAAGCCTCTTACGGATGTAATGATTCGGAATTTAAGCTCTAAAACGCACGCACATACAGACATAAACGGAAAATTTATACTCGAAGGAGTTCAATTAGAAGATAGTTTACAAGTATCGAAGCAAGGCTATATTACTCAAAAAATCCAGGTTGCTAATTATGATTTTATAAATATTTCGCTTGACGAAAAACCTTTTTTGCTAGAAGAAGTAAAGATTACCAATAGCTTAAAATATTTAAATACTATTTCTAAAATAGATTTAGAAATTCAGCCCATTTCTAATTCACAGGATTTAATGCGCAAAGTGCCTGGACTTTTTATCGGACAACATGCGGGCGGAGGAAAAGCAGAGCAAATTTTTCTAAGAGGATTTGATTGTGATCACGGAACAGATATTAATGTTTCTGTGGATGGAATGCCTGTAAATATGGTTTCTCACGCTCACGGACAAGGTTATGCCGATTTGCATTTTGTGATTCCGGAAACGGTAGATAAAATAGATTTTGATAAAGGAGCTTATTTTGCCGATAAAGGCGATTTTAACACCGCAGGATATATAGGATTTAGTACTAAAAATGCGTTAGATAATAGCACTGTTTCTTTTGAATTGGGACAGTTTAATACTTATAGAACTGTTGCTTTATTTAATTTGTTGAATAAAGAAAATCAATCCGCTTATTTTGCCGGAGAATACATGATGACAGACGGTTATTTTGATGCTCCGCAGAACTTTAACCGAATCAATTTATTTGCTAAATATTCGGTTAAAATCAATAATGGCGATAAAATAGCAATCTCATTATCACATTTTACAAGCCAATGGGATGCCAGCGGACAAATTCCGGATCGTGCCGTTAATAGTGGCATGATTTCTCATTTTGGAGCTATTGATTCAAACGAAGGCGGAAACACTGGAAGAACGAATTTTAATTTGCAATATGATTCAAAAATTGATGAATATTCTCAAATTAAAAACACAGCATATTTAAGCAAATATGATTTTGAATTGTATTCTAATTTTACTTTTTTTCTAAATGATCCTGTTAATGGTGACCAAATTAGACAAAAAGAAAACAGAACAATAATTGGCTTTCAATCTGAATATGATCGAAAATTAAATGAAAAGTGGGTTTTTAAATTGGGCGCAGGATTGCGAAATGACAATAATAAAGATATTGAGTTGTCGCACACTTTAAATCGTAAAACAGTTTTAGAATATTTAAGTTTGGGTAATATCAATCAGAGCAATCTTTTTGCTTATACAAGTTTTGATTTTACGTCTGGAAAATGGTTAATTAACTCTGGTTTACGAGTGGATTATTTTAAATTTGGTTATGAAGATCAATTACTTCCGGTTTACAGTAATCAAACTCAAAGTAAATCAATAGTAAGTCCGAAGCTTAACTTTTTGTACACACAAGACAATACTTTGCAATATTTTCTTAAACTCGGAAAAGGCTTTCATAGTAATGATACTCGCGTTGTTGTGGCTCAAAAAGGACAAAAAATCCTTCCGGAAACCTATGGCGCTGATTTAGGAATCAACTGGAAACCTTTTCCAAGAATGATAATTAACTCGGCGATTTGGTATTTATATTTGGCGCAAGAGTTTGTTTATGTTGGCGACGAAGCAGTTGTAGAACCAAGTGGTAAAACACAGAGAAAAGGATTTGATTTTGGTTTTAGATATCAATTTACCAATTGGTTATTTTGGAATACTGATTATACATATACGCATGCACGCTCACTTGACGAACCTAAAGGAAATGATTATTTGCCGCTTGCTCCGGTTAATACGTTGACAAACGGAATTTCGGTCAAAGATTTAAAAGGTTTCTCAGGAAGTTTAAGAACTAGAATTTTGGGAGATCGACCTGCAAACGAAGATAATTCAGTAGTTGCAAAAGGATATTGCATCACGGATTTCTCAGTGAATCATCAAATTAAAAAAGTCTCAATTGGAGTGAATATCGACAATATATTTAATACAAAATGGAAAGAAACTCAATTCCTGACTGAATCAAGATTGAAAAACGAAACAGATCCTGTAGAAGAAATTCACTTTACGGCAGGAACTCCTTTTAATGCAAGATTAATTTTAAAATATAGCTGGTAA
- the metN gene encoding methionine ABC transporter ATP-binding protein MetN — protein MIELKNVTKNFHQKNRIVSALSDVSLKVPPGKIFGVIGTSGAGKSTLIRCVNLLERPTSGEIIVDGKSLIQLSNAQLAIERRQIGMIFQHFNLLSSRTVFENVAFPLELVGVSKSEIKTRVLELLQLVGLAEKANDYPASLSGGQKQRVAIARTLANNPKVLLCDEATSALDPATTRSILNLLKDINRRLNITILLITHQMEVVKSICDEVAVISHGKLIEQGSVGEIFADPKHELTKEFIASSLHLDIPTVYQEKLQKEDGEGLSPLLRLEMTGKSVNEPVISEVSRLFDTNFKIVSAQMDQAGDVNFGVMLIELSGKRENYEAAIQYFISKHIKTEIIGYV, from the coding sequence ATGATTGAATTAAAAAATGTAACTAAAAATTTCCATCAGAAAAACCGAATTGTTTCGGCTTTATCAGATGTTTCATTAAAAGTTCCTCCAGGGAAAATCTTTGGTGTAATTGGAACTTCCGGAGCAGGAAAAAGCACATTAATTCGATGTGTAAACTTATTAGAAAGACCAACTTCGGGAGAAATTATAGTAGATGGAAAATCGTTAATACAACTTTCAAATGCGCAGCTTGCAATTGAAAGAAGACAAATTGGAATGATTTTTCAGCATTTTAATCTGCTTTCATCCAGAACTGTTTTTGAGAATGTTGCTTTTCCGTTGGAATTAGTAGGAGTTTCAAAATCAGAAATTAAAACTCGTGTTTTAGAATTACTTCAATTAGTTGGTTTGGCCGAAAAAGCAAACGATTATCCTGCAAGTCTTTCCGGAGGTCAAAAACAAAGAGTTGCAATCGCGAGAACATTAGCCAATAATCCAAAAGTGCTATTATGCGATGAAGCCACCAGCGCATTGGATCCGGCGACAACAAGATCGATTTTAAATCTATTAAAAGATATCAATCGCCGTCTTAATATTACCATTTTATTGATTACACATCAAATGGAAGTTGTAAAATCTATTTGTGATGAAGTTGCTGTAATCAGTCATGGAAAACTAATAGAGCAGGGAAGTGTTGGTGAAATTTTTGCAGATCCAAAGCATGAATTGACAAAAGAGTTTATTGCGTCATCATTACATCTTGATATTCCAACGGTTTATCAGGAAAAACTTCAAAAGGAAGACGGCGAAGGTTTAAGTCCTTTATTAAGACTTGAAATGACCGGAAAATCAGTAAACGAACCTGTTATTTCTGAAGTTTCGAGATTATTCGATACCAATTTTAAAATTGTCAGCGCACAAATGGATCAGGCCGGAGATGTTAATTTCGGAGTTATGCTGATCGAATTGTCCGGTAAACGTGAAAATTACGAAGCTGCAATCCAATATTTTATTTCTAAACATATTAAAACTGAAATCATAGGTTATGTCTGA
- a CDS encoding methionine ABC transporter permease MetI — translation MSESIFELLLKGTWETIVMTFVSGFFGFALGLPTGILLFLTRKNQILEQPVLNRTLSVLVNIFRSIPFIILIVWMIPFTRALVGTSIGVSAALVPLSIGAAPFIARLVENSLLGLPAGLIEAARALGATPFQIVYKVLLPEALPSLINAASITLITLVGYSAMGGAVGAGGLGQVGYQYGYIGYDAVTMNSVLALLVILVFLIQFVGDFLSKRFDHR, via the coding sequence ATGTCTGAATCCATTTTTGAATTATTATTAAAAGGCACTTGGGAAACTATCGTTATGACCTTTGTCTCTGGTTTTTTTGGCTTTGCGCTGGGACTTCCAACAGGAATTTTGCTTTTTCTAACCAGAAAAAATCAAATCTTAGAACAACCTGTTTTAAATAGAACTTTATCAGTTTTGGTTAATATTTTTCGTTCAATACCTTTCATTATTTTGATCGTTTGGATGATTCCGTTTACACGCGCACTTGTAGGAACCTCGATTGGTGTTAGTGCAGCATTGGTTCCGTTAAGTATTGGAGCAGCGCCATTTATAGCGCGACTTGTAGAAAATAGTCTATTAGGTTTGCCTGCCGGATTAATTGAAGCTGCAAGAGCTTTGGGCGCAACTCCATTTCAAATTGTTTATAAAGTTTTACTTCCTGAGGCTTTACCATCATTAATAAACGCAGCATCAATCACATTGATCACACTTGTAGGATATTCGGCAATGGGTGGAGCCGTTGGAGCAGGCGGTTTAGGACAAGTTGGGTATCAATACGGTTATATTGGATATGATGCGGTAACGATGAATTCGGTTTTGGCATTGCTTGTAATATTGGTGTTTTTGATACAATTTGTTGGTGATTTTTTATCAAAACGATTTGATCATAGATAG
- the metQ gene encoding methionine ABC transporter substrate-binding lipoprotein MetQ — protein MNTKLNFLKAAGIIALSLSLANCGKSKNDDPHHIKVGVAAGPEYAVAQAAQKVAKDKYGLDVELVSFNDYVIPNEALSQGDIDANAFQHKPYLDEQSKQRGYKLAIIAKTFIYPIAAYSKKIKNLSELKNESTIIIPNDPTNGGRSLLLLQKNGLLKLRPNVGLLPKVTDIVENPKNLKILELEAPQLPRALDDQNVTIAIINNTFASQAGLVPSRDALFVEDKDSPYVNLIVSREDNKKEEKIQQFVKAFQSAEVEQAAVREFKGGAVKGW, from the coding sequence ATGAATACAAAACTAAATTTTTTAAAAGCAGCCGGAATCATAGCCTTGTCATTATCATTGGCTAATTGCGGAAAAAGTAAAAACGACGATCCGCATCATATAAAAGTTGGTGTAGCTGCAGGACCGGAATATGCTGTGGCACAAGCAGCGCAAAAAGTAGCCAAAGATAAATATGGTTTAGACGTAGAATTGGTTTCGTTTAACGATTACGTAATTCCAAACGAAGCTTTGAGTCAGGGAGATATCGATGCAAATGCTTTTCAGCACAAACCTTATCTTGATGAGCAATCAAAACAACGCGGATATAAATTGGCAATTATTGCAAAAACCTTCATTTATCCAATTGCGGCTTATTCTAAGAAAATCAAAAACCTTTCAGAATTAAAAAACGAAAGCACGATTATTATTCCAAATGATCCAACAAACGGAGGACGTTCTTTGTTGCTTTTGCAAAAAAACGGATTGTTGAAATTGCGTCCAAATGTTGGTTTATTGCCTAAAGTAACTGATATCGTAGAAAATCCTAAAAACCTTAAGATTTTAGAACTTGAAGCGCCACAATTGCCAAGAGCTTTAGACGATCAAAACGTAACGATTGCAATTATCAACAATACATTTGCTTCTCAAGCCGGATTAGTTCCTTCGCGTGATGCTTTGTTTGTTGAAGATAAAGATTCACCTTATGTAAATCTTATCGTAAGTCGTGAAGACAATAAAAAAGAAGAGAAAATACAACAGTTTGTAAAAGCTTTTCAATCTGCAGAAGTAGAGCAAGCAGCCGTTCGCGAGTTTAAAGGCGGAGCGGTAAAAGGCTGGTAA
- a CDS encoding TetR/AcrR family transcriptional regulator → MSKAERTRQFIIETSAPIINKKGMAGTSLSDIMEATKLAKGGIYGNFENKEEICTESFLYLRSQLAAKLDAAVAQGISAKAKFINLLEAYGDDKNTVGGCPILNFGVEADDTNPVIKEYVKKSIHSAQKRFSTIIENGIANNELSSNINPEHFAIKVFAMIEGAILCREILNNNEQMNIILDSIKTEFESYVL, encoded by the coding sequence ATGAGTAAAGCAGAACGTACCAGACAATTTATTATCGAGACATCGGCACCTATTATTAATAAAAAAGGAATGGCCGGTACTTCGTTGAGCGATATTATGGAAGCTACAAAGCTTGCGAAAGGCGGTATATATGGTAATTTTGAGAATAAAGAAGAAATCTGTACCGAGTCATTTTTGTATCTAAGATCACAATTAGCAGCCAAATTGGACGCTGCAGTTGCTCAGGGAATTTCGGCTAAAGCCAAATTTATAAACCTACTTGAAGCTTACGGAGATGATAAAAATACCGTTGGCGGTTGTCCGATTTTGAATTTTGGAGTAGAAGCAGACGACACAAATCCGGTTATTAAAGAATATGTGAAAAAATCGATTCATTCTGCTCAAAAAAGATTTTCAACTATTATCGAAAATGGTATTGCCAACAACGAATTATCCTCAAACATAAACCCCGAACATTTTGCCATAAAAGTTTTTGCAATGATCGAAGGCGCAATTTTATGTCGTGAAATATTGAATAATAATGAACAAATGAATATTATCCTGGATAGTATCAAAACTGAATTTGAAAGCTACGTATTGTAG
- a CDS encoding MFS transporter gives MRNLKENHKGFSTFLALALIPLSGFATDIYLPSLPAMAKDLNVSASAIQLSLVFFMFSLGVSQIFIGSILDSFGRFKISIVSLAVFSLTSFVIAIVPDIYVIYAMRIIQGIAIAFIVIAKRAYFVDLFSGDKLKSYISLFSIIWACAPIMAPFLGGYLQNIFGWRSNFYFLGGLSLLFLILELLYSGESLKYFHPFKLKNIAQTYAGMIKTPDFTLGIVILGICFGLVVIFNLSSPFIVERVLGYSAVTTGYSSLLSGLSVMTGGIISKSLIHKPLGKKVTIAVSLQAVLVLLMISTAPMLSNIYTLVGFTMGINICGGFIFNTIYGYCLSLFSKNAGVASGLTGGATYMVSSVFSYGFVNLYAVKSQLLLGAANISLIIFISVLFIIFNRYRLNSILSKSLSFQNK, from the coding sequence ATGAGAAATTTAAAAGAAAATCATAAAGGCTTTAGTACCTTTTTAGCTCTTGCCCTAATTCCTTTATCTGGTTTTGCAACCGATATTTATTTGCCGTCACTTCCTGCGATGGCAAAAGACTTGAATGTTTCGGCGTCAGCCATTCAGCTTTCACTCGTATTTTTTATGTTTAGTTTAGGTGTCAGTCAGATTTTTATAGGAAGCATACTCGATAGTTTCGGGCGTTTTAAGATTAGTATTGTTTCACTTGCTGTATTTTCTTTAACCAGTTTTGTTATTGCCATTGTGCCGGATATTTATGTAATATATGCGATGAGAATTATCCAGGGAATCGCCATTGCCTTTATTGTGATCGCTAAACGAGCGTATTTTGTAGATCTTTTTTCGGGCGATAAGCTAAAAAGTTATATTAGTTTATTTTCGATTATTTGGGCGTGTGCACCAATTATGGCGCCGTTTTTAGGAGGATATTTACAAAATATATTTGGCTGGAGATCTAACTTTTATTTTCTTGGCGGATTATCATTATTATTTCTGATTTTAGAACTTCTTTACAGCGGAGAATCCTTAAAATATTTTCATCCTTTTAAATTAAAAAATATTGCACAAACTTATGCAGGAATGATCAAAACGCCAGATTTTACATTAGGAATCGTAATTTTGGGTATTTGTTTTGGTCTGGTTGTTATTTTCAATTTGTCAAGTCCATTTATTGTAGAACGTGTTTTAGGATATTCCGCAGTTACAACAGGATATAGTTCTTTATTGTCTGGTTTATCTGTAATGACAGGCGGAATTATCTCGAAATCACTTATTCATAAACCTTTGGGCAAAAAAGTAACTATAGCAGTTTCTTTGCAGGCTGTTTTGGTATTACTTATGATTTCTACGGCTCCAATGCTTAGTAATATTTATACTTTGGTAGGTTTTACAATGGGAATAAATATTTGCGGAGGTTTTATTTTCAATACGATTTATGGATATTGTCTAAGTCTATTTTCTAAAAATGCCGGCGTAGCAAGCGGATTAACGGGTGGAGCAACTTATATGGTAAGTTCAGTATTCAGTTATGGATTTGTGAATTTATATGCCGTAAAAAGCCAATTATTGCTTGGAGCAGCAAACATTTCATTAATCATTTTTATCAGCGTTCTTTTTATCATTTTCAATAGATACAGATTAAATAGCATCCTTAGTAAAAGTCTTAGTTTCCAGAATAAATAA
- a CDS encoding polysaccharide deacetylase family protein: MKLFFSKTLLFLMFLTLFSCESKKQKKEPKDYKAGVILSFDDAYVDEWYMADQALKKYGWKATFNVCRIDSIGAPEIKKLLQMQKEGHEIAGHGYHHYNAVKFVKKHGITSYMNQEIEPMIESMKKHSFKVTTFAYPYGERSDALDKALSAKFKIIRGRAFGGEVPEKQDSYFNNSKIVFAFDIDNSHIHFSIPYLLELLDYAKKNDKILLLCGHKPVKNVTGNYQTKIETLEFICKYMKKNDLKYYTISDLENLLPQK, translated from the coding sequence ATGAAGCTCTTTTTTTCGAAAACACTATTATTTTTAATGTTCTTAACGTTATTTTCCTGCGAATCCAAAAAGCAAAAAAAGGAGCCAAAAGACTATAAAGCGGGAGTTATTTTGTCTTTTGATGATGCATATGTAGATGAATGGTATATGGCGGATCAGGCTTTGAAAAAATACGGTTGGAAAGCTACTTTTAATGTGTGCCGAATAGATTCGATTGGTGCTCCGGAGATCAAAAAACTGCTTCAAATGCAAAAAGAAGGGCACGAAATTGCGGGTCACGGATATCATCATTACAATGCTGTAAAGTTTGTGAAAAAACATGGAATCACATCCTATATGAATCAGGAAATTGAACCGATGATCGAGTCAATGAAAAAACATTCGTTTAAGGTGACCACATTTGCTTATCCTTATGGAGAAAGATCTGATGCGTTGGATAAAGCATTATCTGCTAAATTTAAAATTATCAGAGGAAGAGCTTTTGGCGGTGAAGTTCCTGAGAAGCAAGATAGTTACTTTAATAATTCAAAAATTGTATTTGCGTTTGATATCGATAACAGCCACATTCATTTTAGTATTCCGTATCTTTTAGAATTATTGGATTATGCCAAAAAGAATGATAAAATTTTGCTTCTTTGCGGTCATAAACCAGTCAAAAATGTAACTGGAAATTATCAGACAAAAATTGAAACTTTAGAGTTTATCTGCAAATACATGAAGAAAAACGATCTTAAATATTACACAATATCTGATTTAGAAAATTTGCTTCCGCAGAAGTAA
- a CDS encoding phosphatidylglycerol lysyltransferase domain-containing protein, whose product MTEPKDTNNKLTFFKKGVFNFFSKKGKLLGQIVLTLIFFLIAFWFIKQERTELYQIKNSITEASPLWILIGFLVTISYIFLQGLMYVVSFTAIGAKITLKDATNLFLKRNFISVFIPAGGITSLLFFTEPLLKKGVTKTDVHLASAIYGFTGILSVILFAIPLFLFSLLKGDIGYNEWLFFGLVIVIIPLFFLLFNSLLQKGKLYRFILRNFPKIEPFLLDLQEHKINRNGFFKIVLCSVVIDAVGILHIYIAMKALQFESSLFAATMAYVVAVIFLIISPFLRGLGAVEVSMGYILIRYGFDNMQAVAITLFYRFFEFWLPLFAGIILFVSKIQKLLLRVIPALLLLILGIINIISVLTPAIHSRLHILKSFLPIEAISTSNYLVFTTGLFLLVTSAFMLKGLRMAWWFAIFLSVISLIGNLTKAIDFEESTIALLVLFVLIATRKEYYIKTNPKLGLIGLQTSLLSILAVLIYGILGFYFFDKKHFNIDFSLGESIRYTLQNYFLIGSENLHPTGTFATHFLISLKISGFLSFGFLIYTLVKPSILRNTPTDEEKEIATNLMQQYGNSSLGYFKTYFDKSFFISKSKNAFISYRLAGNFAVALENPVGSSTEEIKLCILEFDKFCYDFGLRSMYYRIPETSLNVYTDIGKKYFFLGQAAVVDLREFHLEGQNRKSLRNGLKKITDLGLQSIVNEPPIKDGLLQQIKAVSDQWLQETSRKEILFSQGIFLWEELKKQTIITVENSEGKILAFINIIPDYAKNESTYDLIRKTDDAPNGIMDFIMVALFNYLKSKDITYVDLGLAPMSGIENPQTIQEKSMKYAYEKVKSFSHYKGLRNFKDKFSPSWHNQYIVFEDDYDLIQIPRILAKVIKP is encoded by the coding sequence ATGACAGAACCAAAAGACACGAATAACAAACTAACCTTTTTCAAAAAAGGAGTGTTTAATTTCTTTTCGAAAAAGGGCAAATTATTAGGTCAGATTGTCTTGACGCTTATTTTTTTTCTAATTGCTTTTTGGTTTATAAAACAAGAACGAACTGAACTTTATCAAATCAAAAACAGCATTACAGAAGCAAGCCCGTTATGGATATTAATTGGTTTCTTAGTCACTATTTCTTATATCTTTCTGCAAGGATTAATGTATGTCGTTTCGTTTACAGCGATTGGCGCCAAAATCACGTTGAAAGATGCTACAAATTTGTTTCTGAAACGTAATTTTATCAGTGTATTTATTCCTGCTGGCGGTATTACCTCGCTTCTGTTTTTCACAGAACCTTTGCTAAAAAAAGGCGTAACCAAAACAGATGTTCATTTAGCCTCAGCAATTTATGGTTTTACAGGAATTCTTTCCGTAATTCTTTTTGCAATACCATTATTTCTTTTTTCTTTGTTAAAAGGAGATATTGGTTATAACGAATGGTTGTTTTTTGGTCTTGTAATCGTCATTATTCCGTTGTTTTTTCTATTGTTTAATTCTTTACTTCAAAAAGGAAAACTTTATAGATTTATCTTGAGAAATTTTCCTAAAATCGAACCGTTTTTACTTGATTTACAAGAACACAAAATAAACAGAAATGGCTTTTTCAAAATAGTCTTATGTTCCGTAGTAATTGATGCCGTTGGCATTCTGCACATTTACATTGCCATGAAAGCGCTTCAATTTGAGTCGTCTCTTTTTGCTGCAACAATGGCTTATGTTGTTGCGGTGATTTTCCTGATTATTTCCCCATTTTTAAGAGGTTTGGGCGCAGTCGAAGTTTCTATGGGATATATTTTAATTCGGTATGGTTTTGATAATATGCAAGCAGTTGCAATCACTTTATTTTATCGCTTTTTTGAATTCTGGCTTCCTTTATTTGCAGGGATTATTCTTTTTGTTTCCAAAATCCAGAAGCTCTTATTGCGTGTTATTCCCGCCTTGCTTTTGCTGATTCTTGGTATTATCAATATTATTTCCGTACTCACGCCCGCAATCCATAGCAGATTACATATTCTTAAAAGTTTCCTGCCTATTGAAGCTATAAGTACTTCAAATTATCTGGTATTTACAACCGGATTATTTCTATTAGTTACTTCGGCATTTATGCTAAAAGGACTCCGAATGGCGTGGTGGTTTGCTATCTTTTTATCTGTAATTTCTCTAATAGGAAATCTAACAAAAGCAATTGATTTTGAGGAATCTACTATTGCACTTCTGGTTCTTTTTGTTTTAATCGCCACGAGAAAAGAATATTATATAAAAACAAATCCAAAGCTTGGTCTTATTGGTTTGCAAACTTCGCTATTAAGCATTCTTGCCGTTCTAATTTATGGTATTCTTGGTTTTTATTTCTTTGATAAAAAACATTTTAATATCGATTTTAGTTTAGGAGAATCGATTCGATATACGCTTCAGAATTATTTCTTGATTGGTAGCGAAAATCTGCATCCAACGGGAACTTTTGCGACACATTTTCTAATTTCGCTCAAGATTAGCGGATTCCTTTCTTTTGGCTTTTTAATCTATACTTTGGTAAAACCTTCGATCTTAAGAAATACTCCAACAGACGAAGAAAAAGAGATTGCAACTAATTTAATGCAGCAATACGGAAACTCAAGTCTGGGTTATTTTAAAACCTATTTTGATAAATCTTTCTTTATTTCGAAAAGTAAAAATGCCTTTATTTCGTACAGATTAGCAGGGAATTTTGCTGTTGCTTTAGAAAATCCTGTTGGAAGTTCAACCGAAGAAATTAAACTTTGCATTCTTGAATTTGATAAATTCTGTTACGATTTTGGACTTAGAAGTATGTATTACCGAATTCCTGAAACAAGTTTGAATGTTTACACTGATATTGGCAAAAAATACTTCTTTCTTGGTCAAGCTGCGGTTGTTGATCTTCGAGAATTTCATCTCGAAGGGCAAAATCGGAAATCATTGCGAAATGGTTTAAAGAAAATTACAGATCTTGGTTTGCAATCTATCGTAAATGAACCTCCAATAAAAGACGGATTATTGCAGCAAATTAAAGCGGTTAGCGATCAATGGCTTCAGGAAACTTCGAGAAAAGAAATCCTTTTTTCGCAGGGAATTTTTCTATGGGAAGAACTCAAAAAACAAACCATTATTACGGTCGAAAACAGCGAAGGAAAAATTCTTGCCTTTATAAATATCATTCCCGATTACGCAAAAAATGAAAGCACTTATGACTTAATCCGAAAAACCGATGATGCTCCAAATGGCATTATGGACTTTATTATGGTCGCGCTTTTTAATTATCTTAAATCAAAAGACATTACTTATGTCGATCTTGGTCTAGCGCCAATGAGCGGAATCGAAAATCCGCAAACCATTCAGGAAAAGTCAATGAAATATGCTTATGAAAAAGTAAAATCGTTTTCTCATTATAAAGGTTTACGCAACTTCAAAGATAAATTTTCTCCTTCGTGGCACAATCAATATATTGTTTTTGAAGACGATTATGATTTAATTCAAATACCTAGAATTTTAGCTAAAGTGATAAAACCTTAA